From Sceloporus undulatus isolate JIND9_A2432 ecotype Alabama chromosome 6, SceUnd_v1.1, whole genome shotgun sequence, one genomic window encodes:
- the SEMA4C gene encoding semaphorin-4C produces MATGPALGVCFLVSVVLNADAFSVSSWWNLVPRKTVPYNELKDVTKRFSSAGVSNYTTLTLADPKGLLYVGAREAIFALSTSSMEPEDMILWEAPAEKKTECIQKGKSNQTDCFNYVRLLQAYNSSHMYTCGTYAFQPKCAYIDLATFSLDRLSFEDGRGKCPYDPAKGHTGLIVEEELYSATLNNFLGTEPVILRNLGPQYSVKTEHLSTWLNEPHFVGSAFVQESKGSDKGDDDKVYFFFSERAVEYDCDIDQVVARVARVCKGDMGGARTLQKRWTTFLKARLLCSIPEQQLHFNRIQGSYTLNGDHWQETSFFGVFQARWGDVDVSAVCQYQILDVQKVFDGPYKEYSEIAQKWIRYSDQEPVPRPGACITDWHRHNSFTSSLELPDNTLNFAKKHPLMDKVVSPQGNRPLLVKKDANFTQLVVERVHGLDGKPYQVLYIGTENGWLHKAVVLPSGVHLIEELQIFERPQPIKSLVLSLQKRVLFVGSNSHVIQLPVADCSKYHSCSDCVLAKDPYCAWTWNGSRCVRIDAYDGTSVLFQDLGTEPTMCSPLRASRPGTKVIAKNVTVMVGTDLVLPCRLTSNLAKALWTFNGKELPEEQTSVLYDTHLQALIILSVGPRQGGKYRCIQLEELNELMVESYVVTVVSDPATSLEARAPLENLGLVWMVVIALSAVCLVLLLVVLSLRRRLKEELEKGSKTIESTLVYPIELPKEAKSPTFIPSTTSDSDEKLWDPASYYYSDGSLKIVPGHAVCQNGGTTPSPTTNGIPGQPLQSPPLHSPNRINLGNIRGSSSNGYIRLNLGAEERPDYSDLAEELRRKLKQRQALPDSNPEESSV; encoded by the exons AACTAAAGGACGTGACCAAGCGTTTCTCCAGCGCGGGGGTTTCCAACTATACAACGCTGACGTTGGCTGACCCCAAAGGCTTGCTGTATGTAGGTGCGCGAGAAGCGATCTTTGCCCTCAGCACCAGCAGCATGGAACCTGAAGACATG ATCCTCTGGGAAGCTCCGGCGGAGAAGAAAACAGAGTGTATCCAAAAGGGGAAAAGCAACCAG acTGACTGTTTCAACTACGTCCGTCTGCTGCAGGCTTACAACAGCTCTCACATGTACACCTGTGGGACTTATGCCTTCCAGCCCAAATGTGCCTACATT GATCTGGCCACCTTCTCCTTGGATAGGCTCTCCTTTGAGGATGGCAGAGGGAAATGCCCTTATGATCCAGCCAAAGGGCACACCGGCCTCATTGTGG AAGAAGAGTTGTATTCAGCCACGCTCAACAATTTTTTGGGCACAGAGCCTGTGATCCTGAGAAACCTCGGCCCTCAGTATTCGGTCAAGACGGAGCACCTGTCCACCTGGCTCAATG AACCCCACTTTGTGGGCTCAGCCTTTGTCCAGGAGAGCAAAGGCAGTGACAAAGGGGACGACGACAAAGTCTATTTCTTCTTCAGCGAGCGCGCGGTGGAGTACGACTGCGACATTGACCAAGTGGTGGCTCGCGTGGCCAGAGTCTGTAAG GGAGACATGGGTGGTGCCCGTACTTTGCAAAAGCGGTGGACGACGTTTCTCAAGGCCCGTTTGCTGTGCTCCATCCCGGAGCAGCAGCTGCATTTCAACCGGATCCAGGGCTCCTACACGCTGAATGGAGATCACTGGCAGGAAACCAGTTTTTTCGGGGTCTTCCAGGCGCGCTG GGGAGATGTTGACGTTTCCGCTGTATGCCAGTATCAGATTTTGGACGTGCAGAAAGTGTTCGATGGTCCCTACAAGGAGTACAGTGAGATTGCCCAGAAATGGATCCGGTACTCGGACCAAGAGCCCGTCCCTCGCCCCGGAGCG TGTATCACCGACTGGCACCGGCACAACAGCTTCACCAGCTCCCTGGAGCTGCCAGACAACACTCTCAACTTTGCCAAGAAGCACCCACTCATGGATAAAGTGGTATCGCCACAAGGCAACCGGCCCTTGCTGGTTAAGAAGGATGCCAACTTCACCCAGCTGGTGGTGGAACGAGTCCACGGCTTGGATGGGAAACCCTACCAAGTGTTGTACATTGGCACAG AGAACGGCTGGTTGCACAAGGCAGTGGTCTTGCCCTCCGGTGTCCATCTCATTGAAGAGCTGCAGATCTTTGAGCGGCCCCAGCCTATCAAGAGCCTGGTCTTATCTCTCCAAAAG AGAGTGCTGTTCGTTGGCTCCAACTCCCACGTCATCCAGCTTCCGGTAGCAGACTGCAGCAAGTACCACTCCTGCTCCGACTGCGTCCTTGCCAAGGACCCTTACTGTGCCTGGACCTGGAATGGAAGTCGCTGCGTCCGCATTGATGCCTACGATGG GACTTCAGTGTTGTTCCAAGATTTGGGTACGGAGCCAACGATGTGCAGCCCTTTGCGTGCCAGCCGGCCAG GAACCAAAGTTATTGCTAAGAATGTCACAGTGATGGTGGGCACGGACCTGGTGCTCCCTTGTCGCCTCACCTCCAACCTGGCCAAAGCCCTCTGGACCTTCAATGGGAAGGAACTGCCCGAGGAACAGACTTCGGTCCTCTATGACACCCACCTCCAGGCCTTGATCATCTTGAGCGTGGGCCCAAGGCAGGGAGGCAAGTACAGGTGCATCCAGTTGGAGGAACTGAATGAACTGATGGTTGAGAGCTACGTGGTCACGGTAGTGTCTGACCCAGCCACCTCCTTGGAAGCCCGGGCTCCGCTGGAGAACTTGGGCCTGGTGTGGATGGTGGTGATCGCTCTGTCGGCTGTCTGCTTGGTGCTTCTGCTGGTGGTGTTGTCCTTGAGGCGCCGGCTGAAGGAAGAACTTGAGAAGGGCTCCAAGACCATTGAGAGTACCTTGGTCTACCCCATTGAGCTGCCCAAGGAAGCCAAGAGTCCCACCTTCATTCCCAGCACCACCTCGGACTCAGATGAGAAACTTTGGGACCCGGCCAGCTATTACTATTCAGATGGCTCCCTTAAGATTGTCCCGGGGCATGCCGTGTGCCAGAATGGAGGTACCACTCCATCTCCCACCACCAACGGCATCCCCGGCCAGCCGCTGCAGTCGCCGCCTCTCCATTCGCCCAACCGCATCAACCTGGGCAACATCCGCGGCTCTTCCTCCAACGGCTACATCCGCCTCAACCTGGGTGCCGAGGAGCGGCCGGACTACAGTGACTTGGCGGAAGAGCTGCGCAGGAAGCTCAAGCAGAGGCAAGCGTTGCCGGACTCCAACCCAGAAGAGTCGTCGGTATGA